The sequence below is a genomic window from Gouania willdenowi chromosome 12, fGouWil2.1, whole genome shotgun sequence.
TATGTGCCTGCGGAGTTTCAGAGGAAGCCGTTTCTCTATTAAATGAGGAAAAGGTGAGTGAATGGAAtgttctgaagaaaaaaaagcctctGAAATAGTTTCCCTATATAACGGTGGCCACACCCATGGTCATAAAACTGGCAATATGTGTATCAGCTTAATCACATTAGCAAAGGAGCACAGCATCTGCAGAAAGGAAACTACTGTACATTATTAAATTAGTCCAATCAGATCCTGAGCTCACCTTTCTCATTCCACAGTTGACCAGAGATCCTTTTCCCAGCTTAGCCGGCCTGTCCAGGACGATTCCTTCCCTGTAATCCGACTCCTCGTCTATTCTCATGTGGTGAGGACTATCTAAAGGGTTCAGCAACCCTGAGACAAACACATACATTTCATCTCTACACACAGGTAAACATTGAACTTTATCCTCAAATTACGACTGCgttattagggccacattaaaattaaaattaaaatcagaGCACTAAGAGATTAAAGTTGGAATAGTTTATTCTTGATATATTATGACttcaatctcaaaatattacgactttaatacTTTAATCTCATGAAATTACAATTCTAATGaaatattactattttcatAAAAGTTTATTGCCAAAATATTACGAcattaatctcaaaatattaagactttattctcatatgGTGTCAGAAACGTGTGCTTTAGCATCAGTGTTACCTGCGTACTGTAGGTCTGGATGCTTTGGGAAGAACCACTTGCGCAGATACCTGATGACGAAGCAAAGACGTCGTttcatttacaataataaacatGCATAATGGCGGTGGTTGTTCTTTGATGACAGATGAACTCACTGAGGACATTCCAGGTACTGAAGTATACGTGCCAGCTGAATACAAGCTTGTCCTTTCTTTCCAACACCTTTAAATTCTCCTTCTACGCTCCTACGGAGACGCGTTAAAAACTCTAATCGTTTGGACGATTTTTTGAAGAATCCAAAATGTGActcttgtgtttattttactcACTTCACGTCTTCTCCTTGTTCGTCAAACACAACGATCTCATCCACACCGAACACCACACAGGCCCGGGCGATCTGCCCGGCCAGGTACGTACGCAGTTCAGCCGACTGAGCGTTGTCCAGCACTGAACCAGGAAGTGCTACACTAACCGTGTACGCTCGACCTACTGTACACAACACAGGGAGACGCTGCAGTCACTTTATCCACAATCATGTGACAACACAGATTACATTACCTTTATTGTTGTGGCCTCGCTCTTCTTTTGTTCCCTCTGCAGCTTCcagctgtttctgtttttccagCTGTTTGATCAGTTTGGCTTCTTTTCGTTGCTTCTTAGCCTCTTTAACTGTCATTCAGAAAGAATCAGAGACAATTGGCAgaaagggtgtcaaactcattttagttcaggggccaaatacgaagcagtttgatctctagtgggccacagattttaagcaggaaaacaagtaattccaacattattgtgccctagtttgcacttgtacgtatacataaaatgctaaatatgtcaGAAAGCGactatatccaagcaataagtgataaatattagtcccaacaggatcttaacttcaaatttcctagatttgtgaccaatttctatttatttaaagcaaatgttatgtaataatttaatgaaaataaaatgatttttaaagaattttgagggtttttttccaacagtttaacattaaaaactgtgagcccctgcaaatattgttgagttcaTTTGCACTTTCTCCTGGAGGCCAAATTGGGTTTGAGACATGCCGTCtacaacaggggttctcaactggtctcaccctgggacccacatttttccacggtcattaaatcgcttgtaaaaacacacagatcatttttaaaaatataaatctatatattttcctgtgcaacatgcatttcacagcatgtctgtcaaaagaaaagtctctttcaaaataaaagacaatttgAGAGACACAAAGTAGTTTTATTTTgtaccagctgtccgcgacccaccagttgagaatcgctggtctACAACATGTGTTAATATCTCAAAATCTAGAAATTTGTATTTGATCAATGTGGGATTGAAGCTTAGTTTTGTCCTTAGAAAAGCTCAACAGACGTATCTATTTATATGCATGATATGTTTATGAatagtttttgttgatgttttgtttgtttttttaccagaagcttacaattttatttatttatttatttaagttgtCAAAttaatttgagatttttttagTGTATATAATAACGCTGATTAGCTAGCTAGTGATCAGAGTTTGAATTAAAACGTGACTCACCTTCCGCTTTCCTTTTCTTCCAGTCTGTCCGCTCCAGAGCCTTTAAATACACGgttaaattaaaacagtaaaaacgacaaaaacaaaacaataatacacaggTTTGAAGAGTAAAACATTACCTGAGAAGACTCAGCTTTATGTTTCTTCGCTGCCACACCGTCAGACATTTTTAACCTCACTACGACAGTGTGAATTCGTGTACTTCCGGGTCAATTtacatatttcaaaataaagctacAGGCAAAAATGTGCCCTGGACTTCCGGGTCccacatttaatttattttaaacgcTAAATCTATTTATCTGTGTAGAAACATCTTATTTATCttacattttgtgtgaaaaCCTGAGTTTTCActatttgtgacatttttaaatgtattgtttttactgATATTAGTGGCAAGCAATATTTGTCtcgtttgtttttctttatcttaaattagcaaaaatatgcAGCAAtacgttttttgttgttgttgcttttgtcacttaacattacaataaaatgtattaaattagtatgcaaatatgtgtaccaaagAGAGACATTACCTAAGAGAACAATATCAGAAGCACATGAAGGACAGTATGCATTCCCATAAACCTTTCGAACATTTTTCCTGTTTCCttcaaatactttatttttaaaattattttattttcacttcagggcctttttttttactttttaaaaaggtGCTGTAAATTCAGTCTGATTTGAAACTACAATAATTCCTCAGTTGTTCTGTGTTccaaaattaacatttttgtcctttttttaattttattttttgcccaAATTTTCCCCAAGTAAATACTGTGCCTGTACGCTAGTTGGATTGAGACAAAGTGGaatggaagacaaaaaaaataacagtttaatatttccaaaaagtaaattatgtttgatcctgttgaaaaaaaaaacaattttcatcCTGATGCATTAAAGTCAATCACAACATTACAAGTGTTTCACTTAAAATCTTTATTAAACAGCTTACATTGAAATGTGCTTTCAGACAACTTCCTTAAAAGTGCACTACAGCTTTAAATAACTCacattttgttcttttgggGGGTGCAATACACCAAGACAGCCATAAAACATTAATACCCAGCTAAATAAtacttaattattattgttatcagcCCCAGTCAAATCTAACTGGACCGATTAATCTTCACGTCAGTGACTCGACTCGTTCTGGCtccattttttcaaaatctccTCTGCTGCATCCAGTGTCGAGTTCTCCTGTTAGACGTTAAccataacaataaaaaataaaagaatcttAGTGTCCAGAAtgggaaataaaatgtgtgtttcatTCATGTCAGTTAGGTGAGTTTTACCTTAACGAAGCAGAAGCGGATGTATTTATCAAACTCTTTACTGTGCTCAGGACTGTAGAACGCAGACACGGGGATCGTTGCTAAACCCTGTGGAAATAAAagagaaatcacacaatgaagcaataaatacacatataacaaTACATATCTGGGCACTACCAGattaaagttgtcattttatgagaatacagttatatttgaataaaatcGGAATTTTATGAGATTCATGTTAGAATATTTCAAGACTGAAgtagtaatattttgagaataaattaataatatttcaagattattGTCATGACATTTCAGGATTAAAGTCGtaaaatttcaagaataaaatcGTAATTCTATTAGATtaatgtcataatatttcagGATTAAAGTGGCagtatttcaagaataaaattgtaattttatgagattaatgtcataatatttcaggattaaagttgtaatatttggAGAATAAAGTCGGAATTTTATGAGAATGAAATTGACGCTTGCATTTGTTCCAACCAAAGAACCCGACTGATTTGGAGCAAATAGCCTCTTTTATTGTGGAGGAGGAACTGGCAGGAAGTGGTCGACTTCACGGTTATGATGTTAGTTGCgttcacttcaacagggaatTCTGAGCGCTATACCtttaggagtttttttttttaagatatggctttattctcataaaattatgatttaaatctcaaaatattacgattttaatctcgtagtggtccgatttatttgtattttaatgtggtacaaaacaaacaatcatgCTGATATCTTTACCTTTTCTTTAATGAGCCATTTAACAAATCTAAAGTCGTAGTTCTCATCTTTGGTGTCGGAATCTTTAAAATCCACAgctaaaagaaattaaaaaaaaaggaaaggttGAGTTATTAGGTTTGTAAATTAAATGggatttcctttcctttcctgcACTCACCGATGGAGGAGATATCAGTGATCATAAAGTAACCTCCCTCTGGCATTATGGGCTGTAAACCCACACCCTTCAGGCTGGAGGCCAGTTTCTCCCTCCTGTGGTGAAGCATCGCTGGCAGCTGCTGGAAGTAACTCTGGGGGGTCCCGAACAGCTCGTGCTCACGCTCGAATCCCTGAGCCACTGCTTCCTGGTGTTGGAAACATCAGAGCCCAAAACTAAAATTTATTGTAATGTAGtggtaatctttttttttgctatccaAGATCACGTAAtccagggctgtcaaactcattttcctTAAAGGGACAAATACGGATCAGTTTGATCACatgtgggccacaggttttaggtgggaaaacaaacaatttcaacattaatgtgcccaagtttgcatttCCAGTTACAAATTAGACATaaagcatcaacaatatctaagcaataagtgacaatttttgaccaaattttatttaattagaattttgtgaaataatttgagaaaaattgcaggattctGGAAAGATTTTGAGTTCTTTCAAAgtgaattagtttgtaatttatCCGAATCGGAAGCTCTGAAGGGTCagatttgagtttgacacatatgacgTCATCCATTTTTACTTTTGATCCGGTTTTTCAAAGAAACATCAGATTGGATCAATActtatttcttattatttctgatttggatttgttttggattttaaaaaccggTGATGCCATTTCTTTATTATCCTGTTTTATCATTGCGTCCATcactaaaaaattatctaaaaacaatatttttgattGTGACAACTGAGAGTTTATATTGTTGTTATCGTGTTAATGTATCTTGTGTGCTCAGTATAATATAATTTCtttattcaatattttataTAAGTGTGTTTGATATGACATTCCTCATTCTTGGAGAGCACCTTAATTTCCTTGTATAtattgtacaatgacaataaaacttaTATCTAACTTCTTAGTGAAagatttaaatatattatttgtggTCAACAATGACAGATGTTTGGGGGATTATTTTACAAAGCCAAACTTTGTCTACTTTGCCGTAGGCCTAATATGTTATATCCCACCTAATCACTGGAACCCAGACGGGGTCCACATGCGGCACCcaaagtaaatatttaaaatgacagataaatacgcaaaacaaaagcagaatacattacaaaatacaaagaattacaacattccaggaaaatacatgaaaagactacttcaaaaatgaacaaaacaacaacagtaatacgcaaaatgactccaaaaaacagaaaacgacaacaaaaatacagaaaatgactcaaaaaccatacaaaattacaacaaaagtacacaaaaacaagaaaaaccacAATAACTGACTCGGTAAACTTACAGTACTAACACActagcaaaacaacaacagaaatgcacaaaatg
It includes:
- the spout1 gene encoding putative methyltransferase C9orf114 homolog isoform X3, which encodes MSDGVAAKKHKAESSQALERTDWKKRKAEVKEAKKQRKEAKLIKQLEKQKQLEAAEGTKEERGHNNKVGRAYTVSVALPGSVLDNAQSAELRTYLAGQIARACVVFGVDEIVVFDEQGEDVKSVEGEFKGVGKKGQACIQLARILQYLECPQYLRKWFFPKHPDLQYAGLLNPLDSPHHMRIDEESDYREGIVLDRPAKLGKGSLVNCGMRKEVRIDKQLQSGLRVTVRLTKTQNQESKICKGVVVAPHVPRTEGGLYWGYSVRLASCLSSVFTESPYKDGYDLTIGTSERGSSLDQATLSPFKHLLVVFGGLQGLEASVDTDQNLDETDPSVLFDLYLNTCPDQGSRTIRTEEAILISMAGLRPKIKGANDSVTNL
- the spout1 gene encoding putative methyltransferase C9orf114 homolog isoform X1; amino-acid sequence: MSDGVAAKKHKAESSQALERTDWKKRKAEVKEAKKQRKEAKLIKQLEKQKQLEAAEGTKEERGHNNKVGRAYTVSVALPGSVLDNAQSAELRTYLAGQIARACVVFGVDEIVVFDEQGEDVKSVEGEFKGVGKKGQACIQLARILQYLECPQYLRKWFFPKHPDLQYAGLLNPLDSPHHMRIDEESDYREGIVLDRPAKLGKGSLVNCGMRKEVRIDKQLQSGLRVTVRLTKTQNQESKICKGVVVAPHVPRTEGGLYWGYSVRLASCLSSVFTESPYKDGYDLTIGTSERGSSLDQATLSPFNVTEGTRPSCCRHLLVVFGGLQGLEASVDTDQNLDETDPSVLFDLYLNTCPDQGSRTIRTEEAILISMAGLRPKIKGANDSVTNL
- the spout1 gene encoding putative methyltransferase C9orf114 homolog isoform X5, with amino-acid sequence MSDGVAAKKHKAESSQALERTDWKKRKAEVKEAKKQRKEAKLIKQLEKQKQLEAAEGTKEERGHNNKVGRAYTVSVALPGSVLDNAQSAELRTYLAGQIARACVVFGVDEIVVFDEQGEDVKSVEGEFKGVGKKGQACIQLARILQYLECPQYLRKWFFPKHPDLQYAGLLNPLDSPHHMRIDEESDYREGIVLDRPAKLGKGSLVNCGMRKEVRIDKQLQSGLRVTVRLTKTQNQESKICKGVVVAPHVPRTEGGLYWGYSVRLASCLRVLAGRGQLPFAETIGRQRGVASQKDFTRTKMLPE
- the spout1 gene encoding putative methyltransferase C9orf114 homolog isoform X4, whose amino-acid sequence is MSDGVAAKKHKAESSQALERTDWKKRKAEVKEAKKQRKEAKLIKQLEKQKQLEAAEGTKEERGHNNKGRAYTVSVALPGSVLDNAQSAELRTYLAGQIARACVVFGVDEIVVFDEQGEDVKSVEGEFKGVGKKGQACIQLARILQYLECPQYLRKWFFPKHPDLQYAGLLNPLDSPHHMRIDEESDYREGIVLDRPAKLGKGSLVNCGMRKEVRIDKQLQSGLRVTVRLTKTQNQESKICKGVVVAPHVPRTEGGLYWGYSVRLASCLSSVFTESPYKDGYDLTIGTSERGSSLDQATLSPFKHLLVVFGGLQGLEASVDTDQNLDETDPSVLFDLYLNTCPDQGSRTIRTEEAILISMAGLRPKIKGANDSVTNL
- the spout1 gene encoding putative methyltransferase C9orf114 homolog isoform X2, encoding MSDGVAAKKHKAESSQALERTDWKKRKAEVKEAKKQRKEAKLIKQLEKQKQLEAAEGTKEERGHNNKGRAYTVSVALPGSVLDNAQSAELRTYLAGQIARACVVFGVDEIVVFDEQGEDVKSVEGEFKGVGKKGQACIQLARILQYLECPQYLRKWFFPKHPDLQYAGLLNPLDSPHHMRIDEESDYREGIVLDRPAKLGKGSLVNCGMRKEVRIDKQLQSGLRVTVRLTKTQNQESKICKGVVVAPHVPRTEGGLYWGYSVRLASCLSSVFTESPYKDGYDLTIGTSERGSSLDQATLSPFNVTEGTRPSCCRHLLVVFGGLQGLEASVDTDQNLDETDPSVLFDLYLNTCPDQGSRTIRTEEAILISMAGLRPKIKGANDSVTNL